From a single bacterium genomic region:
- a CDS encoding DUF971 domain-containing protein, translating to MDHGIQVTWQDGHVSPYSADYLRRACPCAVCKENPQRQGGLLPASAFPAHSIDILKAQPVGWYALQFTFTDRHETGIYSYELLRQICPCAECAAR from the coding sequence ATGGACCATGGCATTCAGGTCACCTGGCAGGATGGGCACGTCAGCCCTTATTCGGCCGACTACCTGCGCCGGGCCTGTCCCTGCGCCGTCTGCAAAGAAAACCCCCAGCGCCAAGGCGGGCTGCTCCCGGCCTCGGCTTTTCCGGCCCATAGCATCGATATTTTGAAGGCACAACCCGTCGGCTGGTACGCGCTTCAATTCACTTTCACCGACCGGCATGAGACGGGAATCTATTCCTACGAGCTGTTGCGGCAGATTTGCCCCTGCGCCGAATGTGCAGCCCGGTAG